One window from the genome of Eriocheir sinensis breed Jianghai 21 chromosome 7, ASM2467909v1, whole genome shotgun sequence encodes:
- the LOC126995169 gene encoding uncharacterized protein LOC126995169 isoform X1 yields MSFSEDFVTSTQVRDESDQARRKARMMDDPELNGSFFGVRESAREGGPLMPGNSHHSTPIEAKNNKNKKNTLQGTKKRKIPSLTSPRDKNSNITTSLSDEEEEIKTANQVTNEDYTNANTPAKGKSRVGQIDNLLKALTSTPHARSDRVKKMKLPNRLIFQPPGRRTRNREAAMRRFQSSRFCPVDDSEEEEEDKEDEEGKMEEGDEEKNENRKEKTQRREKEEDDEEKIQEDKEEIKQNREKKSKEDNIEELQETEEKDTEEEEEEEEEDDEEKIQKEEEEIKQNREKKEKEPTETEKKNKEDNIEELQEMEEKDTEEGEEEEKVMEMEPEKKENKEELLKDAEEVEEEEEEEEDKKEELLKDAEEVEEEEEEEDKKEELLKNTEEVEEEEEEEEDKKEELLKNTEEVEEEEEEEEEEEEEEEDKKEELLKGTEEVEEEEEEEEEEKEKLPKNAEEVEEEEEEEENNTIEMEIELEQIEVEIRVQHRTGIEDDRLKNLTETSDNAKQRKNENKEEKTDNQERRTAIDDAEEEEKTKAKKQRRGRSRLSIRRRTEEREIDDGKNSISDDDGSRKDGIFWKKRIVNDVEGKNDGAKDTVDNERNKGDDEWRNRRRGGGGENRSGHNVNKEMHGNKENESYERDGGRTREENEDTEDRTRNNEKEENEKETKNEKRNIKHQNTHKNSPEGEDEGERRQPGKEDDRGDKIEYLHLRRGRRRRKLTGKIAKQVDDKNDSAKNLRRGTRRRCPTKKMIEYKEEEEVRREIRRSPRNVSGTAMRVLRRGTRNRPLSTAPQKLETDRTDEIELGRTITSLSTAPQKLETDRTDEIELGRTITSLSTAPQNLDTETTDEIELRRRIGPLSTAPQNLDTETTDEIELRRRIGPLSTAPQKLETDRTDEIELGRTISSLFTAQQELYTERMDEIELGRTISSLSTAPQNLDTERTDEIAEKGSESMSNSEKGSDSIPSGPGGGSDPTTDEVRHMPLSTVAQKMDSEGEGTERIEDLRNRCSVAQKEECSTDDEVECNKETVNRYSSTEALKGTREEHRNIETTEKQSTEGDKGIECTREMGHISPSTEAQKDKEEGVEHSMEINRILAPETQTQSPYELGDCGETQLVLETENQSVFMERTANWNMATTIFTTTTSATTVDSDRTSPNEPQTDAGNTNEAKTKGETENLEDYDTDLFISPSRSPFPLSPGQREGESASSHESFAYDTQFGQGFFQSQEESEAYLLSLVGKEPHDTTTQPECVSVRCIEELNHLELTDLYAFPFLEDMHSAGFEMEEKHLLGESDDFDNKTHGTPPPLLPPPPPGDLLEQSWIQGSDKGSDPTVLSPERGSNSLSSPKKVYLPAPSPRKRLKSVSRQEGENLGSVSLERGLDSLSSPKKGFDPTLLSLEIGSNSAPSSPQKGSDPTVLNPERGSNSLSRSKKEYLPAPNPRKRLKSVSRQEGENLGSVSLGKGLDSLSSPKKGFDSSPSSPEKGSESISSSEKGSDSIPSGPGGGSDHTTTTTTTTLTTTTAITTTTAITTTITTATTIVNAKQESTVKITCNLDPKPPTENTENVEIKFKNQGFPAKKRKLKPLTEHIKNLAIEPPEQESSKKTRDSNLKQKKTCDSNLKQKKTCDSNLKQKKTCDSNLKQKKMCDSNLKPLVENVENFEEEESVEKESSSESDTSCERELDPDMRERDPLKLESLAERIEKFEEGEELSATGSSSEGDMSSEGGLEPDMGERDPLKLESLAERIEKFEEGEELSATGSSSEGDTSSEGGLEPDMGERDPLKLESLPESIVKFEEGEELSATGSSSEGDMSFEGGLEPGMTERDPLKLESLPESIVKFEEGEELSVTGSSSEGDMSSEGGLEPDMGERDPLKLGSLPESIVKFEEGEELSATGSSSEGDTSIEREFEPDIGERDPLKLESLGESIEKSEEYEETYEKVSISEDWTSSEGGLEPGMKGIETQHDDTSEKEGSRTSSEGELDPEMKGVQTQSDSNVIGEGELDPETKGIKDKQNRREKGENRTSREGESNPETKGIEDKQNPSKKGESHPETKGMGNKPHSQPTSSRQHTTPYVTPRPHRTLPRQHRQRRNTPHGPKPTSYLGVNLSTPSMQDIAKNAYFSTPNTPWKARRQSKLACPSWWLDDLPLPSHVPSTSDTHKMTNEGDSNEGMLCESRAVLSRKRKKMREDLPNISGHSSSSNSPRLTNVEMDSDSTVLFEFPDAVLSDTSSRKGKKLKRKGVPLPCALSATSDSPPLTELEKSMLKDLPLLYALSYTSASPRNTDEGTDTDATVLFEFSDAVLSDTSSRKGKKSRRKGVPLPCALSTTSDSPPLTEVEKAMIEELLLPYTRSSTSGSPKNTDEGTDTDATVLYDSPDKHPPLTKLEKSMVKDLPLPYALSSASDSPKNTDIDETVLYNSPKKTYPPLTELEKSMLKDLPLPYSLSSTSNSPKMTDEDADTDESMLYDSVKPPYPPLTELEKSMLKDLPLPYGLSSTSNSPKMTDEDPSTDESILYDSVKLPYPPLTELEKAMIEDLPLPYALSSTCSSPKMTDEDTSTDESMLYDSVKPSYPPLTELEKAMIEDLPLPYALSSTSNSPKMTDEDTSTDESILYDSDKPSYPPLTELEKAMIEDLPLPYALSSTCSSPKMTDEDTSTDESLLYDSDKPPYLPLTELEKSMLKDLPLPYGLSSTSNSPKMTDEDADTDESILYDSVKPPYPPLTKLEKSMVKDLPLPYGLSSTTNSPKMTDGDTDTDETLLCDSPDEPRDSPLTELEKSVVKDLPLPSLPFLTNRNMADRNTDTHNVMPGEELREKNKIELPSSNQDSDATTKGSRNSTPSDSGLDANRAVIEDLIRDWMSDKSLRSGNPSLAPSPERSEASEREELDRSNRNDGDVTEEKSDKNKNKENHPCTNQGERERPTTDNHTNVTNLELTPARNVHQDTVTNTTPYTVETVWHSETSLTVRTVRRKFTNPGMQDVTRHDPQPSKRWKTEGGGERRMENESVRCDNEGRNSDGERTAKMRKNKLDSDPESDDTSCEGERRMKMRERRCESEEGGAEAGNTSSDSERKAKRKEMHERENWETSERDKTSHESDQGRTKRKKRRRHGGKREMATQNTSWESGTQTKTRQEITERGKTSYDNGKETNLTNISHIRKWETKKQNTSCESEAQTKTINEITRRDNRRYDRRKLAPSTNRTLDSTLGSSSDRSFTVTVCNKVKRLSDIKITLCEDSEAEESGSKDGEIKVKVQFTEQPEMTLDGGQVSGDGADRLGMVTSTPLVTSASVRRKRLVGDSVEDDDS; encoded by the exons ATGTCCTTCAGCGAGGATTTTGTGACGAGCACGCAGGTCAGGGACGAGAGCGACCAGGCCAGGAGGAAGGCACGCATGATGGATGACCCGGAACTAAACGGCAGCTTCTTTGGGGTTCGGGAAAGTGCGAGGGAGGGCGGACCGTTGATGCCGGGAAACAGTCACCACTCGACCCCCATTGAagcgaaaaacaacaaaaacaagaagaatacaCTACAGGGCACTAAAAAACGCAAAATTCCGTCACTTACGTCACCCAGAGATAAGAATTCCAACATCACTACAAGCTTGtccgatgaagaagaggaaatcaaAACAGCAAACCAGGTCACCAATGAAGATTACACAAATGCCAACacaccagcaaagggtaaatcaAGGGTGGGACAGATAGACAACCTTCTTAAAGCCTTGACCTCCACCCCACATGCCAGGTCGGACAGGGTCAAAAAGATGAAGCTGCCTAATAGACTGATTTTTCAACCTCCCGGCAGAAGAACGAGGAATAGGGAGGCGGCAATGAGGAGATTTCAGAGTAGCCGTTTCTGTCCTGTTGAtgactcagaggaggaggaggaggacaaggaagatgaagaggggaagatggaggaaggagatgaggagaaaaatgagaatcgAAAGGAGAAAAcgcaaaggagagagaaggaggaagatgatgaagagaaaatccaagaagataaagaggaaataaagcagaatagagagaagaagagcaaggaagatAACATAGAAGAATTACAGGAAACTgaagagaaagacacagaagaagaagaagaggaggaggaggaagatgatgaagagaaaatccaaaaagaggaagaggagataaagcagaatagagaaaagaaggagaaagagccaacagagacagagaagaagaacaaggaagataaCATAGAAGAATtacaggaaatggaagagaaagacacagaagaaggagaagaggaggagaaagtgatggaaatggaaccagagaagaaggagaataaagaggagttaCTGAAGGATgctgaagaggtggaagaagaagaagaagaggaggaggataagaaagaggagttaCTGAAGGATgctgaagaggtggaagaagaagaagaggaggaggataagaaagaggagttactgaagaacactgaagaggtggaagaagaagaagaagaggaggaggataagaaagaggagttactgaagaacactgaagaggtggaagaagaagaagaagaagaggaggaggaggaggaggaggaggaggataagaaagaggagttaCTGAAGGGCactgaagaggtggaagaagaagaagaagaagaggaggaggagaaagagaaattacCAAAGAACgctgaagaggtggaagaagaagaagaagaggaggagaataacacGATAGAAATGGAAATCGAACTTGAGCAAATTGAGGTGGAAATCCGAGTTCAACACCGCACCGGAATCGAAGACGATCGCCTCAAAAACTTAACAGAAACCTCGGACAACGCAAaacagaggaagaatgagaacaaggaagagaaaacggacaACCAGGAACGAAGGACAGCCATAGACgacgcagaggaagaagagaagacgaaggcgaagaaacagagaagaggaaggagtagactTTCAATACGTAgaagaacagaggagagggagattgaCGATGGGAAGAACAGTATAAGCGATGATGATGGCAGTAGAAAGGACGGCATTTTTTGGAAGAAGAGGATTGTGAATGACGTAGAGGGCAAGAACGATGGTGCAAAGGACACTGTAGATaatgagagaaacaaaggagatgATGAATGGCgtaacaggaggagaggaggaggaggagagaacagatcAGGTCATAACGTAAACAAGGAAATGCACGGAAATAAGGAGAACGAAAGCTATGAACGCGACggaggaagaacaagggaagaaaatgaagacacagAAGACAGAACAAGgaataatgagaaagaggaaaatgaaaaggaaactaagaatgagaagagaaacatCAAacatcaaaacactcataaaaacagtcctgaaggtgaagatgaaggcgagAGAAGACAGCCAGGGAAAGAAGATGATAGAGGTGATAAAATTGAGTATCTACacctaagaagaggaagaagaagaaggaaactcaCTGGAAAAATCGCAAAACAAGTTGACGACAAAAATGACTCCGCAAAAAACCTTAGAAGAGGGACAAGAAGAAGATGTCCCACTAAGAAAATGAttgaatataaagaagaagaagaggttagaAGAGAAATTAGAAGAAGTCCTAGAAATGTTAGTGGTACAGCGATGAGGGTTCTCAGAAGGGGGACGAGGAACAGACCTCTTTCCACAGCGCCACAGAAACTTGAAACAGATAGAACGGATGAAATTGAGCTTGGAAGAACAATCACCTCTCTTTCCACAGCGCCACAGAAACTTGAAACAGATAGAACGGATGAAATTGAGCTTGGAAGAACAATCACCTCTCTTTCCACAGCGCCACAGAATCTTGACACGGAAACAACGGATGAAATTGAGCTTAGAAGAAGAATCGGACCTCTTTCCACAGCGCCACAGAATCTTGACACGGAAACAACGGATGAAATTGAGCTTAGAAGAAGAATCGGACCTCTTTCCACAGCGCCACAGAAACTTGAAACAGATAGAACGGATGAAATCGAG CTTGGAAGAACAATCAGCTCTCTTTTCACAGCACAACAGGAACTTTACACAGAAAGAATGGATGAAATTGAGCTTGGAAGAACAATCAGCTCTCTTTCCACAGCGCCACAGAATCTTGACACAGAAAGAACGGATGAAATTGCAGAAAAAGGGTCAGAATCTATGTCAAACTCAGAGAAAGGATCAGATTCCATCCCATCAGGTCCTGGAGGAGGGTCAGATCCTACGACTGATGAAGTAAGACACATGCCTCTCTCCACAGTAGCACAGAAAATGGATTCAGAAGGTGAGGGAACAGAAAGAATTGAAGACTTGAGAAACAGATGTAGCGTAGCACAGAAGGAAGAGTGCAGTACAGATGATGAGGTAGAGTGTAACAAAGAAACAGTTAACAGATACTCCTCTACAGAAGCACTAAAAGGGACTAGAGAGGAACACAGAAATatagaaacaacagaaaaacagagTACAGAAGGAGATAAGGGAATAGAGTGTACCAGAGAAATGGGGCACATATCTCCCTCTACAGAAGcacagaaggataaagaagaaggtgTGGAGCATAGCATGGAAATAAACAGAATCCTCGCCCCAGAAACGCAAACTCAGTCTCCGTACGAGCTTGGCGACTGCGGCGAAACTCAACTCGTACTGGAAACGGAAAACCAGAGTGTGTTTATGGAGCGTACTGCAAACTGGAACATggctactactatttttactactactacaagtgcTACAACAGTGGATAGTGACCGGACGAGCCCTAACGAACCCCAGACAGATGCAGGAAACACAAACGAAGCGAAAacgaaaggagaaacagaaaaccTTGAGGATTACGACACAGACTTATTTATTTCGCCTTCACGGAGCCCTTTTCCCTTATCGCcagggcagagggagggagagagcgccTCATCACACGAAAGCTTTGCCTACGACACCCAGTTCGGACAAGGCTTCTTCCAATCACAGGAGGAGTCTGAGGCCTATCTACTATCGCTTGTCGGAAAGGAACCGCACGACACGACTACCCAACCAGAGTGTGTTAGTGTCCGTTGCATAGAGGAGCTAAACCACCTTGAACTGACGGATTTGTACGCTTTTCCGTTCCTTGAAGACATGCACAGTGCGGGTTttgagatggaagaaaaacaTTTGCTGGGAGAAAGTGATGATTTTGATAACAAGACACAcggaactcctcctcctcttcttcctcctcctccccctggtgACCTTTTAGAACAGTCATGGATTCAGGGTTCCGATAAAGGGTCTGATCCCACTGTGTTGAGTCCCGAGAGAGGATCGAACTCCTTATCAAGTCCGAAGAAAGTGTATCTGCCTGCGCCAAGTCCAAGGAAAAGGTTAAAATCTGTAtcaaggcaggagggagagaactTAGGATCGGTGAGTCTGGAAAGAGGGTTGGATTCCCTATCAAGTCCAAAGAAAGGGTTCGATCCAACTCTGTTAAGTCTGGAAATCGGGTCAAATTCTGCTCCATCAAGTCCACAAAAAGGGTCTGATCCCACTGTGTTAAATCCTGAGAGAGGATCCAATTCTCTATCAAGGTCAAAGAAAGAGTATCTGCCTGCGCCAAATCCAAGGAAAAGGTTAAAATCTGTAtcaaggcaggagggagagaactTAGGATCAGTGAGTTTGGGAAAAGGGTTGGATTCCCTATCAAGTCCAAAGAAAGGGTTCGATTCTTCTCCATCAAGTCCAGAGAAAGGGTCAGAATCTATATCAAGCTCAGAGAAAGGATCAGATTCCATCCCATCAGGTCCTGGAGGAGGGTCagatcatactactactactactactactactcttactactactactgctattactactactacagctattaccaccaccatcaccactgctacgACTATAGTTAATGCAAAACAAGAATCTACAGTAAAGATAACTTGTAATTTGGACCCGAAACCACCCACAGAAAACACAGAGAACGTCGAAATCAAATTTAAAAACCAAGGATTtccagcaaagaaaagaaaattgaaaccaCTGACAGAACACATAAAGAACCTTGCAATTGAACCTCCAGAACAAGAATCGTCAAAGAAAACACGTGATTCTAacctgaaacaaaagaaaacgtgtGATTCTAacctgaaacaaaagaaaacgtgtGATTCTAacctgaaacaaaagaaaacgtgtGATTCTAacctgaaacaaaagaaaatgtgtGATTCTAACCTTAAACCACTGGTGGAAAATGTAGAGAActttgaagaagaagaatcagtTGAAAAAGAATCCAGTTCAGAAAGCGATACATCATGTGAGAGAGAGTTGGAtccagatatgagagagagagatcctttgaAGCTGGAATCATTGGCAGAAAGAATTGAGAAgtttgaagaaggtgaagaatTGAGCGCAACAGGATCCAGTTCTGAAGGTGATATGTCAAGTGAAGGAGGATTGGAACctgatatgggagagagagatccTTTGAAGCTGGAATCATTGGCAGAAAGGATTGAGAAgtttgaagaag gtgaagaatTGAGCGCAACAGGATCCAGTTCAGAAG GCGATACGTCAAGTGAAGGAGGATTGGAACctgatatgggagagagagatccTTTGAAGCTGGAATCATTGCCAGAAAGCATTGTGAAgtttgaagaaggtgaagaatTGAGCGCAACAGGATCCAGTTCTGAAGGCGATATGTCGTTTGAAGGAGGATTGGAACCAGGTATGACAGAGAGAGATCCTTTGAAGCTGGAATCATTGCCAGAAAGCATTGTGAAgtttgaagaaggtgaagaatTGAGCGTAACAGGATCCAGTTCAGAAGGAGATATGTCAAGTGAAGGAGGATTGGAACctgatatgggagagagagatccTTTGAAGCTGGGATCATTGCCAGAAAGCATTGTGAAgtttgaagaag gtgaagaatTGAGCGCAACAGGATCCAGTTCAGAAGGTGATACATCAATTGAAAGGGAATTTGAACcagatataggagagagagatccTTTGAAGCTGGAATCATTAGGAGAAAGCATTGAAAAGtctgaagaatatgaagaaacatatgaaaaagTATCCATTTCAGAAGACTGGACCTCAAGTGAAGGAGGATTGGAACCAGGAATGAAAGGGATCGAAACCCAACATGACGACACaagcgaaaaggaaggaagcagaacaTCGAGTGAGGGAGAACTGGACCCAGAAATGAAAGGAGTCCAAACCCAAAGTGATTCAAATGTTATAGGAGAAGGAGAATTGGACCCAGAAACAAAAGGGATCAAAGACAAACAAAatcgaagagaaaaaggagaaaacagaacaTCAAGGGAAGGAGAATCAAACCCAGAAACAAAAGGGATCGAAGACAAACAGAATCCAAGCAAAAAAGGAGAATCACACCCAGAAACAAAAGGTATGGGAAACAAACCCCACTCACAACCCACATCGTCCAGACAACACACAACACCCTACGTAACACCAAGGCCTCACCGCACCCTCCCTCGGCAACACAGGCAACGCAGGAACACCCCACATGGCCCCAAACCTACGTCCTACCTGGGTGTGAATCTTTCGACACCCTCCATGCAGGATATCGCCAAGAACGCCTATTTCAGTACGCCCAACACGCCATGGAAAGCGAGGAGGCAGAGTAAGCTGGCCTGTCCCTCCTGGTGGCTTGACGATCTGCCTCTCCCCTCGCATGTTCCCTCGACATCTGACACTCACAAAATGACAAATGAGGGAGATTCTAATGAGGGTATGCTGTGTGAGTCTCGTGCTGTGCTGtcaaggaaacggaagaaaatgagagaagactTACCCAATATCTCCGGTCATTCCTCAAGCAGTAACTCTCCCAGATTGACAAATGTGGAGATGGATTCCGATTCGACTGTGCTGTTTGAGTTTCCTGATGCTGTTCTGTCCGACACATcatcaaggaaaggaaagaaattaaagaggaaaggcGTACCTCTCCCCTGCGCTCTCTCCGCAACCAGTGACTCGCCACCATTGACAGAACTGGAGAAATCAATGCTAAAAGACCTGCCTCTCCTCTATGCTCTCTCCTATACCAGTGCCTCTCCCAGGAACACAGATGAAGGCACAGATACAGATGCGACTGTGCTGTTTGAGTTTTCTGATGCTGTTCTGTCCGACACATcatcaaggaagggaaagaaatcaaGGAGGAAAGGCGTACCTCTCCCCTGCGCTCTCTCCACAACCAGTGACTCTCCACCATTGACGGAAGTGGAGAAAGCAATGATTGAAGAGTTGCTTCTCCCCTACACTCGCTCCTCAACCAGTGGCTCTCCCAAGAACACAGATGAAGGCACGGATACTGACGCGACTGTGCTGTATGACTCTCCTGATAAACATCCACCATTGACAAAACTGGagaaatcaatggtaaaagactTGCCTCTCCCCTACGCTCTCTCCTCAGCCAGTGACTCGCCCAAGAACACGGATATTGACGAGACTGTACTGTATAATTCTCCTAAAAAAACCTATCCACCATTGACGGAACTGGAGAAATCAATGCTAAAAGACTTGCCTCTCCCTTACAGTCTCTCCTCCACCAGTAACTCTCCCAAAATGACGGATGAAGATGCAGATACAGATGAATCTATGCTGTATGATTCTGTTAAACCACCCTATCCACCATTGACAGAACTGGAGAAATCAATGCTAAAAGATTTGCCTCTCCCTTACGGTCTCTCCTCCACCAGTAACTCCCCTAAAATGACAGATGAAGACCCAAGTACAGATGAATCTATACTGTATGATTCTGTTAAACTGCCCTATCCACCATTGACGGAACTGGAAAAGGCAATGATTGAAGACTTGCCTCTCCCCTATGCTCTCTCCTCAACTTGCAGCTCTCCTAAAATGACGGATGAAGACACAAGTACAGATGAATCTATGCTGTATGATTCTGTTAAACCATCCTATCCACCATTGACAGAACTGGAAAAGGCAATGATTGAAGACTTGCCCCTCCCCTATGCTCTCTCCTCCACCAGTAACTCTCCCAAAATGACAGATGAAGACACAAGTACAGATGAATCTATACTGTATGATTCTGACAAACCGTCCTATCCACCATTGACGGAACTGGAAAAGGCAATGATTGAAGACTTGCCTCTCCCCTATGCTCTCTCCTCAACTTGCAGCTCTCCCAAAATGACAGATGAAGACACAAGTACAGATGAATCTCTGCTGTATGATTCTGATAAACCGCCCTATCTACCATTGACGGAGCTGGAGAAATCAATGCTAAAAGATTTGCCTCTCCCTTACGGTCTCTCCTCCACCAGTAACTCTCCTAAAATGACAGATGAAGATGCAGATACAGATGAATCTATACTGTATGATTCCGTTAAACCACCCTATCCACCATTGACGAAACTGGagaaatcaatggtaaaagaccTACCTCTCCCTTACGGTCTCTCCTCAACCACTAACTCTCCCAAAATGACGGACGGAGACACGGATACTGACGAAACTCTACTCTGTGACTCTCCTGATGAACCACGTGATTCACCATTGACAGAACTGGAGAAATCAGTGGTGAAGGacttgcccctcccttcccttcccttcctgacaaacagaaacatggcagacagaaacacagacactcATAATGTAATGCCGGGTGAGGAATTAAGGGAAAAGAACAAAATTGAGCTCCCTTCTTCTAACCAAGACTCAGATGCAACTACAAAGGGATCCAGGAACTCAACACCCTCTGACTCTGGACTGGATGCTAATAGGGCGGTCATAGAGGATTTGATAAGGGATTGGATGAGTGATAAGTCTCTCCGTAGTGGGAATCCGAGCCTAGCACCATCGCCAGAGAGAAGTGAGGCATCGGAGAGAGAAGAACTTGACCGCAGCAACAGAAATGACGGAGACGTAACAGAAGAAAAGTccgataaaaataaaaacaaagaaaatcatcCATGTACcaaccaaggagagagagagagaccaaccacTGACAACCATACAAATGTTACCAACTTAGAACTCACACCCGCAAGGAACGTACACCAGGACACTGTTACCAATACCACCCCGTACACCGTGGAGACCGTCTGGCATTCGGAAACGTCCCTCACCGTAAGAACCGTAAGACGCAAATTCACAAACCCAGGCATGCAAGACGTGACCCGACATGACCCCCAACCCAGCAAGAGGTGGAAgactgagggaggaggtgaacgGAGGATGGAAAATGAGAGCGTAAGATGTGATAATGAGGGAAGAAACTCTGATGGTGAAAGAACGgcaaaaatgaggaaaaacaagCTTGATAGTGACCCAGAAAGTGACGATACAAGCTGTGAAGGTGAacgaagaatgaaaatgagggaaagaaggtgtgAGAGTGAGGAAGGGGGCGCAGAGGCAGGGAATACAAGCTCTGATAGTGAACGAaaggcaaaaaggaaggaaatgcatGAGAGGGAGAACTGGGAGACATCGGAGAGGGACAAAACTAGCCATGAGAGTGACCAAGGacggacgaaaagaaagaaacggaggcGACATGGTGGAAAACGGGAAATGGCGACACAAAACACCAGCTGGGAAAGTGGAACGCAAACAAAAACAAGGCAAGAAAtaacagagagagggaagacaAGTTACGACAATGGGAAGGAAACTAACTTGACGAACATTAGCCATATCAGAAAATGGGAGACCAAGAAACAAAATACCAGCTGTGAAAGTGAAGCGCAAACCAAAACAATAAACGAAATAACCAGGAGGGATAATAGACGTTACGACCGCAGAAAACTCGCACCCTCGACCAACAGAACCCTGGACAGTACCCTTGGCAGCTCCTCCGATCGCAGCTTCACCGTCACAGTATGCAATAAGGTCAAGAGGCTGAGCGACATTAAAATCACCCTCTGTGAAGACTCCGAGGCCGAGGAGAGCGGGTCAAAGGACGGCGAGATCAAAGTGAAGGTGCAGTTTACCGAGCAACCTGAGATGACCCTAGATGGAGGTCAGGTTAGCGGTGATGGTGCGGATAGGTTAGGGATGGTGACCTCGACCCCTCTCGTGACCTCAGCTAGCGTAAGAAGGAAGAGGTTGGTCGGGGAtagtgttgaagatgatgatAGTTGA